Proteins co-encoded in one Eschrichtius robustus isolate mEscRob2 chromosome 8, mEscRob2.pri, whole genome shotgun sequence genomic window:
- the COA1 gene encoding cytochrome c oxidase assembly factor 1 homolog isoform X2, producing the protein MSVLLGKQVFFTCVAASGGCALLYYLIQKTFSRASYYQWALEHLHSHPEALEALGTPLNVHYLRLTDKYNFVDIADAKLKIPVSGRKSEGYLYVSSSRDAPFKRWNLQEVFLELKDGQQIPLFKPSGENSSELKKE; encoded by the exons ATGTCAGTGCTTCTGGGGAAACAGGTCTTTTTTACCTGCGTGGCGGCTAGCGGGGGCTGCGCCCTTTTGTACTACCTGATACAGA AAACTTTTTCCAGGGCTTCCTATTACCAGTGGGCGTTGGAGCATCTGCACAGTCACCCTGAGGCACTGGAAGCTCTGGGCACTCCTCTCAACGTTCACTACCTCCGACTCACCGACAAGTACAACTTCGTGGACATTGCCGATGCAAAG TTGAAGATTCCTGTCTCTGGACGCAAGTCAGAGGGCTATCTCTATGTCAGCTCATCCAGAGATGCCCCCTTTAAGAG GTGGAACCTTCAGGAGGTCTTCTTAGAGCTCAAGGATGGCCAGCAGATTCCCTTGTTCAAGCCCAGTGGAGAGAACAGCAGCGAGCTGAAAAAGGAGTGA